One Candidatus Binatia bacterium genomic region harbors:
- a CDS encoding amidase, whose translation MTSQDLEFLDMVSQAALVRSGEVSPLELVDATIARAEARNESLNAIVLPFYEEARKQAVGDLPDGPLRGVPFLLKDLGGQLAGAPLTCGMRALRDAGWHEPADSYFTAKLRAAGVCFIGRSNSPELGLYPGTEPEAWGPTHNPWKRGYSPGGSSGGSAAAVAAGIVSAAHASDGGGSIRIPASHCGLVGLKPTRGRSSFGPSAGDRWSGFSCEGFVTRTVRDTATLLDAVSGAMPGDPHAAPRPARPFAESLEPGRRLRVGFMTTGPRGTEVHPDVLPAVEVCAAALEDLGHQVEPAYPDALDDPQAIQAFVAIVAANIAHTVDVWGEKLGRVLGEDDLEPLTWALANSARKRTTLDYLESLDTLNVVSRDLAAWWDQGFDLLLTPCSAEPPPPHGTFIATPEEPFSGFTRAAPFSIYTAPFNMSGQPGISLPLHWTPSGLPIGSHLVARFGEEATLLSVAAELEVAIPWANKRPS comes from the coding sequence ATGACGTCGCAAGATCTGGAGTTTCTCGACATGGTCAGTCAGGCCGCCCTGGTTCGTTCGGGCGAAGTTTCCCCACTGGAGTTGGTCGATGCGACGATCGCGCGCGCGGAAGCACGCAATGAGTCCCTGAATGCGATCGTCCTTCCTTTTTACGAAGAGGCGCGGAAGCAGGCTGTCGGAGATCTTCCTGACGGTCCGCTTCGTGGCGTGCCTTTCCTGCTCAAGGATCTCGGCGGGCAGCTCGCGGGCGCTCCTCTGACGTGCGGAATGCGAGCCTTGCGTGATGCAGGTTGGCATGAGCCCGCCGACTCCTATTTCACAGCGAAACTCCGCGCGGCGGGCGTCTGTTTTATTGGCCGGAGCAATTCACCGGAGCTGGGCCTCTATCCCGGGACTGAACCTGAGGCATGGGGTCCGACGCATAATCCCTGGAAGCGAGGCTACTCACCCGGCGGTTCGAGCGGCGGCTCGGCCGCGGCTGTTGCGGCGGGTATCGTATCCGCTGCGCATGCGAGTGACGGCGGCGGTTCGATCCGAATTCCCGCCAGCCATTGTGGTCTGGTGGGCCTGAAACCGACGCGTGGACGATCCTCGTTCGGGCCCTCTGCCGGAGACCGGTGGTCGGGTTTCTCCTGCGAAGGGTTTGTCACACGAACGGTCCGGGATACCGCAACACTTCTGGATGCTGTTTCCGGTGCGATGCCGGGTGATCCACACGCCGCCCCGCGACCCGCGCGCCCCTTTGCCGAATCACTGGAGCCGGGACGGCGTTTGCGAGTCGGGTTCATGACGACCGGACCTCGCGGAACGGAGGTGCATCCGGATGTTTTGCCGGCAGTTGAGGTTTGCGCAGCAGCACTTGAGGACCTGGGCCATCAAGTGGAACCGGCGTACCCCGACGCACTGGACGATCCACAAGCGATCCAGGCTTTCGTTGCCATTGTTGCCGCCAATATCGCGCATACCGTCGACGTCTGGGGCGAGAAGCTGGGCCGAGTTCTCGGCGAAGATGATCTGGAGCCGCTGACTTGGGCCCTGGCGAATTCGGCGCGCAAGCGGACGACTCTGGACTACCTGGAATCCCTCGATACCTTGAATGTGGTGTCTCGCGACCTGGCGGCTTGGTGGGATCAGGGTTTCGATCTTCTGCTCACACCATGCTCGGCCGAGCCACCGCCGCCCCATGGAACTTTTATTGCCACACCAGAGGAACCCTTCAGCGGGTTTACCCGCGCCGCCCCGTTCAGTATCTACACGGCGCCTTTCAATATGTCGGGACAGCCGGGGATCTCCCTTCCCTTGCATTGGACACCGTCCGGATTGCCGATCGGGAGTCACCTTGTGGCGAGATTTGGCGAAGAGGCTACCCTACTTTCGGTGGCGGCCGAATTGGAAGTTGCGATTCCCTGGGCGAACAAAAGACCGTCGTAA
- the bioA gene encoding adenosylmethionine--8-amino-7-oxononanoate transaminase has protein sequence MKSDQPVDLAFDRDHLWHPYTSMKNPLPVQPVVAARGVRLELADGRHLIDGMSSWWAAIHGYGVSAIDEAVRDQQDRMSHMMFGGLTHASAIELARQLIRWTPDDLQHVFLADSGSVAVEVAIKMALQYWRSAGVPRREKLVTVRGGYHGDTFGAMAVCDPVTGMHGLFSGSLAQHHFAPRPQTAFGASWDPMDLDAMRDLLQRSEHEIAAVILEPIVQGAGGMWFYHPEYLRGLRALCDQHGILLIFDEIATGFGRTGKMFALEHAGVTPDILCVGKALTGGTMTLAATLASRRVAAGISEGEHPELMHGPTFMGNPLACAAAVASLRLLEESPWEDRVSGIEAQLRSELEPLGGAPAVADVRVLGAIGVVEMCEPVVMREIQSYFVEQGVWIRPFGRLVYLMPPFVIETEDLSRLTGAIGSWIEKGS, from the coding sequence ATGAAGTCCGATCAACCCGTAGATCTTGCGTTCGATCGAGATCATCTCTGGCATCCATATACATCAATGAAGAATCCCCTGCCGGTGCAGCCGGTGGTTGCGGCGCGCGGTGTACGATTGGAGCTCGCAGACGGTCGTCATTTGATTGACGGGATGTCGTCATGGTGGGCGGCTATCCACGGATACGGCGTGTCCGCGATCGACGAGGCTGTTCGCGATCAGCAAGACCGGATGTCGCATATGATGTTTGGCGGTCTGACACATGCCTCGGCAATTGAATTGGCTCGGCAGTTGATCAGATGGACCCCCGATGATCTCCAGCACGTTTTTCTGGCGGACTCCGGGTCGGTTGCTGTCGAGGTCGCGATCAAGATGGCGCTCCAGTACTGGCGAAGCGCGGGCGTGCCTCGCCGCGAGAAGTTGGTCACGGTGCGAGGCGGGTACCATGGAGATACTTTCGGGGCGATGGCGGTATGTGATCCCGTTACGGGCATGCACGGACTTTTTTCAGGGTCGCTGGCTCAACATCATTTCGCTCCGCGGCCGCAGACCGCTTTTGGTGCGTCCTGGGATCCGATGGACCTCGACGCGATGCGAGACTTGTTGCAGCGCTCCGAGCACGAAATTGCTGCCGTGATCCTCGAACCGATCGTGCAGGGCGCGGGGGGTATGTGGTTTTACCACCCGGAGTATCTGCGTGGTCTGCGCGCGCTCTGCGACCAGCATGGGATCTTGCTGATCTTCGACGAGATTGCGACAGGGTTCGGGCGGACCGGCAAGATGTTCGCTCTGGAGCACGCTGGCGTCACGCCCGATATCTTGTGCGTGGGCAAAGCCTTGACGGGTGGAACCATGACATTGGCAGCGACTCTGGCGTCGCGGCGGGTTGCTGCCGGTATTTCCGAGGGCGAGCATCCCGAGTTGATGCACGGCCCGACGTTTATGGGGAATCCACTGGCATGTGCGGCCGCTGTCGCGAGCCTGCGACTGCTTGAGGAGAGCCCATGGGAGGATCGCGTCAGCGGAATCGAGGCCCAATTGCGGTCCGAACTCGAGCCTCTCGGCGGCGCGCCGGCGGTCGCCGACGTGCGTGTTTTGGGGGCGATCGGGGTGGTGGAAATGTGCGAGCCGGTGGTGATGCGCGAGATACAGAGCTACTTTGTCGAGCAAGGTGTCTGGATTCGGCCCTTCGGACGCCTCGTCTATTTGATGCCACCTTTTGTGATCGAGACCGAGGACCTGTCCCGACTTACGGGCGCGATTGGTTCGTGGATTGAAAAGGGTTCCTGA
- the pyrE gene encoding orotate phosphoribosyltransferase, which translates to MSPYKCEFIEFMVRSKVLTFGDFVTKSGRKTPYFVNTGRYRTGGQLTRLSEFYARAIRDQLGSDFDILFGPAYKGIPLASATAMTLVRDHGHDVGFCFNRKEAKDHGEGGALVGCVPEDGDRIVIIEDVTTAGTSIRETVPALRAAANIKLSGLVVSVDRMERGTGDVTALAEIASTWEMPTFAIVTVEEIMDHLRGREVDGEVVLGEDSYERMVAYREEFGPR; encoded by the coding sequence ATTTCTCCCTATAAATGTGAGTTCATCGAGTTCATGGTCCGCTCCAAGGTTTTGACCTTCGGAGATTTTGTAACCAAGAGCGGACGAAAAACCCCCTATTTCGTAAATACGGGACGTTATCGGACGGGCGGCCAGCTGACGCGGCTATCGGAGTTTTATGCCCGCGCGATCCGCGACCAACTCGGGAGCGACTTCGACATTCTTTTTGGCCCGGCTTACAAGGGTATCCCTCTGGCTTCGGCTACCGCAATGACTCTGGTTCGGGATCACGGGCACGATGTGGGTTTCTGCTTCAATCGCAAGGAAGCCAAAGATCATGGTGAAGGCGGGGCGCTGGTTGGGTGCGTCCCCGAGGACGGCGACCGGATCGTGATCATCGAGGACGTCACCACTGCGGGCACCTCGATTCGAGAAACGGTCCCGGCCTTGCGTGCCGCAGCAAATATCAAGCTTTCGGGTCTGGTCGTTTCAGTGGATCGGATGGAGCGAGGGACCGGGGACGTGACCGCCCTGGCCGAGATCGCGTCGACCTGGGAGATGCCGACGTTTGCCATTGTCACGGTCGAGGAGATCATGGACCACCTTCGGGGGCGCGAGGTCGATGGTGAGGTTGTGCTTGGTGAGGACAGCTACGAACGCATGGTCGCTTATCGAGAAGAGTTCGGCCCTCGTTAA
- a CDS encoding PaaI family thioesterase: MDLKLIAPNRDRFPDLPEERKKWWVKFPNFKKPVFPSYLGIELEELREDYARLKLGFREEWTQPAGVVHGGVIASLIDTVVVPAIGAGYEDRPDLLTINMQVQYMGAVVEKDLYAEGWVTKRGRTVVFAEAAVRGADGRIAATGTLAYAIRHRPKS; this comes from the coding sequence ATGGATTTGAAACTCATCGCGCCCAACCGTGATCGTTTTCCGGACCTGCCCGAGGAGCGCAAGAAGTGGTGGGTCAAATTCCCGAACTTCAAGAAACCGGTTTTTCCGAGTTATCTGGGGATTGAACTCGAAGAACTGCGCGAGGACTACGCCCGACTGAAACTCGGCTTTCGCGAGGAATGGACCCAACCCGCAGGTGTGGTGCATGGCGGCGTAATCGCTTCCTTGATTGATACCGTCGTCGTTCCGGCGATCGGTGCTGGTTACGAGGATCGCCCCGATCTTCTGACGATCAACATGCAAGTGCAATATATGGGTGCCGTTGTGGAAAAGGATCTCTACGCGGAGGGGTGGGTTACGAAACGAGGTCGGACGGTCGTATTCGCCGAGGCTGCTGTTCGCGGCGCTGACGGCCGAATTGCGGCCACGGGGACTCTTGCGTACGCCATCCGGCATCGCCCCAAGTCCTGA
- a CDS encoding peptidylprolyl isomerase, with amino-acid sequence MSNPIATCETTLGTFEVELFLEEMPITAQNWIDLAKSGFYDGLHFHRVINGFMCQFGCPHSRDPQSPSAGTGGPPHGTIEDEHPEAYKFSNEPGTLSMANTGRPNSGGSQFFINTANNAYLDFFSPGASKHPVFARISSGMDVIQKIEKTPTDGSDRPTTPVEMIKVTIAE; translated from the coding sequence ATGAGTAATCCAATAGCGACTTGTGAGACGACCTTGGGCACCTTCGAAGTGGAGCTTTTTCTCGAAGAGATGCCGATTACGGCCCAGAACTGGATCGATTTGGCGAAAAGCGGGTTTTACGACGGCCTGCATTTCCATCGAGTGATCAATGGCTTCATGTGCCAGTTCGGCTGCCCGCACAGCCGGGATCCGCAGAGCCCGAGTGCCGGGACCGGTGGCCCGCCGCATGGAACCATCGAGGACGAGCACCCCGAGGCCTATAAATTCTCGAATGAGCCGGGGACACTTTCGATGGCGAACACCGGACGTCCCAATAGCGGCGGTTCGCAGTTCTTCATCAACACAGCGAACAACGCATACCTGGACTTTTTCTCCCCGGGTGCGTCCAAGCACCCCGTCTTTGCCCGGATTTCCTCCGGGATGGATGTGATCCAGAAAATCGAAAAGACCCCGACCGACGGTTCGGATCGTCCGACCACGCCGGTCGAGATGATCAAAGTGACCATCGCCGAGTAG
- a CDS encoding D-aminoacylase, whose protein sequence is MLDLLIKNGMVVDGSGAPRFAADLGIRTGRIVQIGKITETAAETIDASDCVVAPGFVDPHTHYDAQLLWDPFATPSTLHGVTTVIGGNCGFGLAPLGEEGADYTRRMMAKVEGMPLKTLEEGIDWNWKTFGEYLDRLDGKIACNAAFLVGHCQIRRLVMGTAATGNEATPAQVEEMKALLREAITAGGIGFSTTQAHTHQDGDGNYVASRFASAEEIIALAGVCRDHEGTTLEVIVDGCLGKFTDRETDLLIDMSLAANRPINWNVMGVGATDPDRHQHQLEAGSKAKAKGARIMALTMPTIGGLKMSFLDHCALFLIPGWEPIMQLPVPERIERLRDPETRRQMDEMARDPRAGVLTALSRWGAYVIGDTVSAENEGLFGKTIEEIAKTRGQSEQDTLFDIVCADGLETGLWPLPPDDDEASWKMRAEVWRDERALIGGSDAGAHLDRMCGASYPTGFLGDIVRDRGLFPLEEAIQLMTDKPARLFGLRERGRLEEGWHADIVVFDPATIASGPIKNRTDLPGNCDRLFAASEGIRHVFVNGREIVRDGQETGAIPGQLLRSGRDTRTVTPLD, encoded by the coding sequence ATGCTGGATTTGCTGATCAAAAACGGAATGGTTGTCGATGGAAGTGGCGCCCCGCGCTTCGCTGCTGATTTGGGGATCCGAACGGGCAGAATTGTCCAGATCGGCAAAATTACCGAAACCGCAGCCGAAACGATCGACGCGTCCGACTGCGTCGTTGCTCCCGGCTTTGTGGACCCCCACACCCATTACGATGCTCAGCTTCTCTGGGACCCCTTCGCCACCCCCTCGACGCTCCACGGCGTGACCACCGTGATCGGAGGCAATTGCGGTTTCGGTCTCGCCCCTCTCGGCGAGGAAGGTGCTGACTATACGCGTCGCATGATGGCCAAAGTCGAGGGCATGCCTCTCAAGACTCTCGAGGAAGGCATCGACTGGAATTGGAAAACCTTCGGGGAGTACCTCGATCGCCTCGACGGAAAAATTGCCTGTAATGCAGCCTTCCTTGTGGGCCATTGCCAGATTCGTCGGCTGGTCATGGGGACCGCCGCCACGGGCAATGAGGCAACGCCTGCCCAAGTCGAGGAGATGAAAGCCCTGCTCCGTGAGGCCATCACGGCGGGCGGAATCGGATTTTCCACCACTCAGGCGCATACTCACCAGGACGGCGACGGGAACTACGTGGCTTCCCGGTTTGCTTCGGCCGAGGAAATCATAGCGCTTGCCGGCGTTTGCCGAGACCATGAAGGGACAACCCTCGAGGTGATCGTGGATGGTTGTCTGGGGAAATTCACCGATCGCGAAACCGATCTCCTGATCGATATGTCGCTGGCCGCCAACCGTCCGATCAACTGGAATGTGATGGGCGTGGGGGCTACGGATCCGGATCGTCATCAGCATCAACTTGAAGCCGGAAGCAAGGCCAAGGCGAAGGGCGCACGGATCATGGCGCTCACAATGCCGACCATCGGCGGCCTGAAAATGAGCTTTCTCGACCATTGTGCCCTCTTCCTGATTCCGGGATGGGAGCCGATCATGCAGTTGCCGGTTCCCGAGAGAATCGAGCGCCTGCGCGATCCCGAAACACGCCGACAGATGGACGAGATGGCAAGAGATCCACGGGCCGGCGTCCTGACCGCACTGTCACGCTGGGGCGCCTATGTGATCGGTGATACTGTCTCTGCGGAAAATGAAGGACTCTTCGGAAAGACGATCGAGGAGATCGCCAAAACCCGCGGACAAAGCGAGCAGGATACGCTTTTCGATATCGTATGCGCGGACGGATTGGAGACAGGCCTCTGGCCACTTCCCCCCGACGACGATGAGGCCAGCTGGAAAATGCGCGCGGAAGTCTGGCGTGACGAGCGCGCCTTGATCGGAGGATCGGATGCCGGGGCCCACCTCGACCGCATGTGTGGTGCTTCCTATCCGACCGGATTCCTCGGGGATATTGTTCGCGACCGTGGCCTCTTTCCTTTGGAGGAAGCCATTCAACTCATGACCGACAAGCCCGCTCGACTCTTCGGACTGCGCGAGCGCGGCCGACTCGAGGAAGGCTGGCATGCCGATATCGTGGTTTTTGACCCCGCGACTATCGCCTCGGGGCCGATCAAAAACCGGACAGATTTGCCGGGTAACTGCGACCGCCTATTTGCCGCATCCGAAGGCATCCGGCACGTCTTTGTCAATGGGCGCGAAATTGTCCGCGACGGTCAGGAAACTGGAGCGATCCCCGGACAACTCCTGCGCTCGGGACGCGACACTCGGACAGTGACACCTCTCGACTAA
- the yghU gene encoding glutathione-dependent disulfide-bond oxidoreductase, whose product MSDSTYTPPEVWKWDAESGGRFANINRPIAGSMEDKELPVGEHPLQLYSLGTPNGVKVTVLLEELLALGHDGAEYDAYLINIGKGDQFGSGFVAANPNSKIPALVDRSTSPPTRVFESGAILMYLAEKFDAFLPVAASARAEVLSWLFWQMGSTPYLGGGFGHFYAYAPEKFEYPIDRFAMEVKRQLDVLDRNLADRRFLGGDDYTIADIATCPWYGSLVLHDLYKAEVFLETKSYVNVVRWATEVEARPGYQRGQLVNRPWAPEGKGLAERHSASDFD is encoded by the coding sequence ATGAGTGATTCGACCTACACGCCCCCTGAAGTCTGGAAATGGGATGCCGAGAGCGGGGGGCGGTTCGCGAATATCAACCGGCCGATCGCCGGTTCGATGGAGGACAAGGAGCTGCCGGTCGGCGAGCACCCTCTGCAGCTTTATTCATTGGGTACACCCAATGGTGTGAAGGTGACGGTGTTGCTCGAGGAGCTTTTGGCTTTGGGGCATGACGGGGCCGAGTACGACGCCTACCTGATCAATATTGGAAAGGGAGATCAATTCGGCAGCGGGTTTGTCGCGGCAAATCCGAACTCCAAAATCCCCGCACTGGTCGATCGGAGCACTTCTCCGCCGACGCGAGTTTTCGAGTCGGGCGCCATCTTGATGTATCTCGCGGAAAAGTTTGATGCCTTTTTGCCGGTTGCGGCGTCGGCACGAGCCGAAGTTCTTTCGTGGCTCTTCTGGCAAATGGGAAGTACGCCGTATCTCGGTGGAGGCTTCGGACATTTCTACGCCTATGCCCCCGAAAAGTTCGAGTACCCGATCGATCGATTCGCCATGGAGGTAAAGCGCCAGCTCGATGTGCTGGATCGCAATCTGGCGGATCGTCGGTTTCTTGGTGGCGACGATTATACGATTGCGGATATCGCGACCTGCCCCTGGTACGGCAGCCTTGTTTTGCACGACCTCTATAAAGCCGAGGTTTTCCTCGAAACGAAGTCGTATGTGAACGTCGTGCGTTGGGCAACGGAGGTCGAAGCCAGGCCGGGTTACCAGCGTGGGCAGTTGGTGAACCGACCTTGGGCACCTGAGGGCAAGGGTCTGGCCGAGCGCCATAGCGCCAGCGATTTCGATTAG
- a CDS encoding VWA domain-containing protein, protein MFLDLFYGLRKEGVPVSLQEWQGLLDAMQKGLHGSSLERFYHLGRTCLIKTETQFDAYDRVFLKVFRGIEGSLEGITDEVLKWLEEAKDLPELTPEQLAELEELSSDELMKKFLERLEEQTEQHDGGNKWVGTGGRSPFGHGGTHPTGVRVGGPGKSRSAMKVAEERRFSDYRTDRTIDIRQLRMALRRLRQLTRRGAQSELALDETIDETCKNAGEIELVFRAPRKNDIRLLLLMDVGGTMDPFFEPVSQLLTALHEERGLREFQAYYFHNCVYDEVYNGARMTRDQAVPTADLFRRLDDRWKVMIVGDAGMHPAELFEPNGSIDPWRGSATPGIEWLQRIETHFDRSVWINPEESRFWDNYHTTRTVRKIFPMYHLSIDGMGEAVQSLVGSRQ, encoded by the coding sequence ATGTTTCTGGATTTATTCTACGGCCTTCGCAAAGAAGGCGTTCCTGTTTCCCTGCAGGAATGGCAAGGGCTTCTGGACGCCATGCAGAAGGGCCTGCATGGCTCCAGCCTCGAGCGCTTCTACCATCTCGGTCGGACTTGTCTGATCAAGACGGAGACTCAGTTCGATGCCTATGATCGGGTCTTTCTCAAAGTCTTCCGCGGTATCGAAGGAAGTCTCGAAGGGATCACCGACGAGGTCCTGAAGTGGCTCGAAGAAGCCAAGGATCTCCCCGAACTCACCCCGGAGCAACTTGCCGAACTCGAAGAACTATCCAGTGACGAGTTGATGAAGAAATTCCTCGAGCGCCTCGAGGAGCAGACCGAGCAACATGATGGCGGGAACAAATGGGTCGGTACCGGTGGTCGATCGCCCTTCGGCCACGGCGGCACGCACCCGACCGGCGTTCGCGTCGGTGGACCCGGAAAGTCGCGATCGGCGATGAAAGTCGCCGAAGAGCGTCGCTTCTCTGATTATCGAACTGACCGGACGATCGATATCCGGCAGCTTCGCATGGCTCTCCGTCGACTGCGCCAACTGACGCGACGGGGTGCACAATCCGAACTCGCTCTCGACGAAACAATTGATGAGACCTGCAAGAACGCAGGCGAGATCGAATTGGTATTCCGAGCCCCCCGAAAAAACGACATCCGCCTCCTCCTGCTCATGGATGTCGGGGGCACCATGGACCCGTTCTTCGAACCGGTGAGCCAGTTGCTGACGGCCCTCCACGAGGAGCGCGGTTTGCGGGAATTCCAGGCCTATTATTTCCACAACTGCGTCTATGATGAAGTTTATAACGGGGCTCGTATGACACGAGATCAGGCTGTCCCCACCGCTGATCTTTTCCGCCGTCTTGATGACCGATGGAAAGTCATGATCGTCGGCGATGCCGGTATGCACCCCGCCGAACTATTTGAACCGAATGGTTCGATCGACCCTTGGCGTGGCTCCGCTACGCCCGGCATTGAATGGCTGCAACGCATCGAGACACATTTTGATCGGTCTGTGTGGATCAATCCGGAAGAATCACGCTTCTGGGATAACTACCACACGACCCGCACGGTTCGGAAAATTTTCCCGATGTACCATCTCTCGATCGATGGCATGGGCGAGGCCGTTCAATCTCTGGTCGGATCCCGACAGTAG
- a CDS encoding fused MFS/spermidine synthase — MFGPIFVEACGTRRSMRFGSRDEVEQSRVDLARPERPIPAYLRAAGWALSLATPPKRALLVGLGGGGFVRFLRKRYPRIEIDIVEIDPCVVGLAKSHFRIRESRKTRIHTTDAILHLVSNRDLHDFILLDAYDGPTLSDRFASTDFFSLAAASLTAGGICAANVSLRTRREEAATRQSFARAFPAASLEVEMPSDWNRLLVGGLKTLGRTANLRAHARSMDRDKHFPFPLAPFARNARVLSVPKGKRT, encoded by the coding sequence ATGTTCGGTCCGATTTTCGTGGAAGCCTGCGGGACGCGTCGCTCGATGCGCTTCGGCTCCCGGGATGAAGTCGAGCAAAGTCGGGTCGATCTGGCGAGGCCGGAACGCCCGATCCCGGCCTATTTGCGCGCCGCGGGATGGGCACTCTCTTTGGCCACGCCGCCCAAACGAGCCCTGCTCGTCGGTCTTGGCGGAGGCGGTTTCGTGCGCTTTCTGCGCAAACGCTACCCGCGGATAGAGATCGATATCGTCGAAATCGATCCCTGCGTGGTCGGGCTGGCGAAATCCCATTTTCGGATCCGTGAGAGCAGGAAAACTCGGATTCATACCACAGACGCAATCCTTCACCTCGTATCCAACCGCGACCTCCATGACTTCATCTTGCTCGACGCATACGATGGGCCGACTCTCTCGGACCGCTTCGCTTCGACGGATTTCTTTTCTCTGGCGGCCGCATCCCTGACCGCCGGAGGAATCTGCGCCGCCAACGTTTCTCTGCGCACCCGACGAGAGGAAGCGGCCACACGCCAATCCTTCGCGCGCGCTTTCCCCGCCGCGAGTCTCGAGGTCGAGATGCCTTCCGATTGGAACAGACTTCTTGTCGGCGGTCTGAAAACGCTCGGGCGCACGGCGAATCTTCGCGCTCACGCCCGAAGCATGGATCGGGACAAGCACTTCCCATTCCCTCTGGCTCCGTTCGCCAGGAACGCACGCGTTCTCAGCGTACCAAAGGGAAAGAGGACTTAA
- a CDS encoding MoxR family ATPase: MSEKNDFQKFQGTEGYIASGPLVDAVNCAIALERPLLIKGEPGTGKTMLARHVAEGLKMPLLQWHIKSTSKAVDGLYVYDTVQRLNDSRFGGGDVSDIRKYIKHGPLGQAFAADERQVVLVDEIDKADLEFPNDLLRELDEMRFTITETGEEIAARKRPLILITSNNEKELPDAFLRRCVFHFIEFPEPDLMRQIVDVHHPHLDAALLDQVLVKFYWLREQSELRKKPSTSELVDWISALLSSGMPLEKIESHIPFLGALLKKEQDIEALQSYDEKGGKYPKDWSELGPRYQQ, from the coding sequence ATGTCCGAAAAGAACGATTTTCAGAAATTCCAGGGGACCGAAGGCTATATTGCCTCGGGCCCGTTGGTAGATGCCGTGAACTGCGCCATTGCACTCGAGCGCCCCTTGCTGATCAAGGGCGAACCCGGAACCGGGAAAACGATGCTCGCGCGCCACGTCGCCGAAGGTCTGAAAATGCCGCTGCTGCAGTGGCATATCAAATCGACCAGCAAGGCGGTCGATGGCCTCTACGTTTACGATACGGTCCAGCGGTTGAACGATAGTCGCTTCGGCGGCGGAGATGTCTCCGATATCCGGAAGTACATCAAGCATGGTCCGCTCGGGCAGGCTTTTGCCGCCGACGAGCGACAGGTCGTTTTGGTTGACGAAATCGACAAGGCCGATCTCGAGTTCCCGAATGATCTGTTGCGCGAACTCGACGAAATGCGATTCACCATCACCGAGACCGGCGAAGAAATCGCAGCTCGGAAGCGTCCACTGATTCTGATCACGTCGAACAACGAAAAAGAACTCCCGGACGCCTTTCTGCGACGGTGCGTCTTCCATTTCATCGAGTTCCCGGAACCCGATTTGATGCGGCAGATTGTGGATGTCCACCACCCGCACCTCGATGCCGCACTTCTCGATCAGGTTCTGGTCAAATTCTACTGGCTCCGCGAGCAAAGCGAGTTGCGCAAAAAGCCCTCCACCTCGGAGTTGGTGGACTGGATCAGCGCCCTGCTCAGCTCCGGAATGCCCCTGGAGAAGATCGAGTCGCACATTCCGTTCCTCGGGGCCCTGCTGAAGAAGGAGCAGGATATCGAAGCCCTTCAGAGCTACGACGAAAAGGGCGGCAAGTACCCCAAGGACTGGAGCGAACTCGGACCGCGTTACCAGCAATAA